A genomic window from Chelonia mydas isolate rCheMyd1 chromosome 16, rCheMyd1.pri.v2, whole genome shotgun sequence includes:
- the ENDOG gene encoding endonuclease G, mitochondrial, with product MQRLRGSRWLVAGAALAAGLGLGLAGGRRLGGGPPAAGLLPRLPVVPVVAAAADLSPPAPGGAARGELAKYGLPGLPPLRSRESYVLCYDPRSRSALWVLEQLREAAPGGPCDRAACDFQADESVHEYHRATNADYRGSGFDRGHLAAAANHRGSQKAMQDTFYLSNVAPQDPHLNQKAWNNLEKYCRSLTKYNKNVYVCTGPLFLPRMEADGKMYIKYQVIGKNHVAVPTHFFKVLILEKLNGEIELRSYVMPNSPVEETIPLERFLVPIESIERASGLLFVPNILKRTNRLQAIMPGRKS from the exons ATGCAGCGTCTCCGGGGCAGCAGGTGGCTGGTGGCCGGGGCCGCCTTGgccgcggggctggggctggggctggcgggcGGGAGGCGGCTGGGCGGCGGCCCGCCCGCGGCGGGTTTGCTGCCCCGGCTGCCCGTGGTGCCGGTGGTGGCGGCGGCCGCCGACCTCTCCCCGCCGGCGCCCGGGGGCGCGGCCCGCGGCGAGCTGGCCAAGTACGGGCTGCCGGGGCTGCCGCCGCTGCGGAGCCGCGAGTCCTACGTGCTGTGCTACGACCCGCGGAGCCGCAGCGCCCTGTGGGTGCTCGAGCAGCTGCGCGAGGCGGCGCCGGGCGGCCCCTGCGACCGCGCCGCCTGCGACTTCCAGGCGGACGAGTCGGTGCACGAGTATCACCGGGCCACCAACGCCGACTACCGCGGCAGCGGCTTCGACCGCGGCCACCTGGCGGCCGCCGCCAACCACAGGGGGAGCCAGAAGGCCATGCAGGACACCTTCTACCTCAGCAACGTGGCGCCCCAG gatCCTCATTTGAACCAGAAAGCCTGGAATAACCTGGAGAAATACTGCAGGAGTTTAACGAAGTACAACAAGAATGTATATGTCTGCACTGGCCCACTCTTCCTACCCAG GATGGAGGCAGATGGGAAGATGTACATCAAGTACCAGGTGATTGGCAAGAACCATGTGGCGGTCCCCACGCACTTCTTCAAAGTACTCATCCTAGAGAAGCTCAATGGAGAGATTGAGCTGCGCTCCTATGTGATGCCCAACAGCCCCGTGGAGGAGACAATCCCACTTGAACGTTTCCTGGTTCCTATTGAGAGCATTGAGCGGGCATCGGGGCTGCTGTTTGTTCCTAACATCTTGAAAAGAACAAATCGTTTACAAGCTATCATGCCTGGACGCAAAAGCTGA
- the SPOUT1 gene encoding putative methyltransferase C9orf114 homolog isoform X2: MQEVIEKQKEEERAKEDKGRHYTVSVALPGSILNNAQSPELRTYLAGQIARACAIFCVDEIVVFDEQGEDSRTVEGQFDGIGKKGQACVQLARILQYLECPQYLRKSFFPKHQDLQFAGLLNPLDSPHHVRLDEDSEYREGVVLARPTKPGKGSFVNCGMRKEVQIDRQLESGLRVTVQLDKQQNPDSKIQKGTVVSSNHPRTVSGLYWGYNIRLASCLSAVFAECPFKEGYDLSIGTSERGTCVDQATLPSFSHVLIVFGGLQGLEASVDGDPNLESTDPSVLFDLYLNTCPSQGSRTIRTEEALLISLSALRPHIDEAVRKARGS, encoded by the exons GACGTCATTACACAGTTAGCGTAGCTCTGCCAGGTTCCATCCTGAACAATGCACAATCTCCAGAGTTGCGGACATACCTTGCTGGGCagattgccagggcctgtgccaTCTTCTGTGTGGATGAGATTGTGGTGTTTGATGAGCAGGGAGAAGATTCAAG GACTGTGGAAGGGCAGTTTGACGGGATTGGAAAGAAAGGACAGGCCTGCGTGCAGCTGGCTCGGATTCTACAATATTTGGAGTGTCCTCA ATACCTGAGAAAATCATTTTTCCCGAAACACCAGGATCTGCAGTTTGCAG GGCTCCTGAACCCATTGGACAGCCCTCATCATGTGCGGTTAGATGAGGACTCAGAATACCGGGAAGGAGTGGTGTTAGCCCGGCCCACCAAGCCAGGCAAAGGCTCCTTTGTTAACTGTGGGATGAGGAAG GAGGTACAGATAGACAGACAGCTAGAGTCTGGTCTTCGAGTCACTGTTCAACTGGACAAGCAGCAGAATCCAG ACAGTAAAATACAGAAAGGCACTGTAGTGTCCTCGAACCATCCACGGACTGTATCTGGCCTGTACTGGGGTTACAATATCCGCTTAGCCTCCTGCCTGA GTGCTGTTTTTGCCGAATGCCCTTTTAAAGAAGGCTATGATCTCTCTATTGGGACCTCTGAGCGAGGGACCTGTGTGGACCAGGCAACTCTCCCCTCCTTCAG CCATGTTCTAATAGTATTTGGAGGTCTCCAAGGCCTGGAGGCTAGTGTGGATGGTGACCCAAACCTGGAGAGCACTGACCCAAGTGTCTTGTTTGACCTTTACCTAAACACATGTCCCAGCCAGGGCAGCCGCACCATCAGGACAGAG GAAGCACTACTGATATCTCTGTCTGCCCTGAGACCCCACATAGATGAGGCTGTGAGGAAAGCCCGTGGtagctga